The following coding sequences lie in one Oryctolagus cuniculus chromosome 7, mOryCun1.1, whole genome shotgun sequence genomic window:
- the ATP5IF1 gene encoding ATPase inhibitor, mitochondrial, with the protein MIRYPYVYPSPPLSGLAAWPASRLARPEKLQDRRRPGCCVIVMAGSALVARARLGTWGARAVQTRGFVSDKPEDIHGKAGSIREAGGAFGKREQAEEERYFRAKTKEQLAALKKHHEDEIVHHKKEIERLQKEIERHKQKIKSLNSDD; encoded by the exons ATGATTCGTTATCCTTACGTTTATCCCTCCCCTCCACTGAGCGGATTGGCTGCGTGGCCAGCCTCGCGCTTAGCGCGTCCAGAGAAGCTGCAAGACCGGAGACGCCCGGGGTGCTGCGTTATAGTGATGGCAGGCTCCGCGTTGGTGGCGCGGGCGCGGCTCGGGACGTGGGGCGCGAGGGCCGTACAAACCCGAGGCTTCGTCTCGGACAAG CCCGAGGATATCCACGGGAAAGCGGGCTCCATCCGGGAAGCGGGTGGGGCCTTCGGGAAGAGAGAGCAGGCTGAAGAGGAGCGATACTTCCG AGCGAAGACTAAAGAACAACTGGCAGCCTTGAAGAAACACCATGAAGATGAGATCGTTCATCATAAGAAGGAGATTGAGCGACTGCAGAAAGAAATTGAGCGGCACAAGCAGAAGATCAAAAGTCTAAACTCTGACGATTAA